tggaggcaggaaatgggTAGAGACCACAAagaaatgctgtttactggcttggtaccctagcttgctcagctaccttccttccttcctttttttttttttttttttttttttttttttttttttttctgagacaggctttctctgtaatttccctggctgtcctggaactcacagagatccacctgcctctgcctcctgagtgctgggattaaaggcatgctctggAGCGCCGCTGCAGCCGGcgactaccatcaccaccaccaccaccaccaccaccaccaccaccaccaccaccaccaccaccacccagcttagctACCTTTCTAATACAGCCTAGACCCACTTGcttagggatggcactgcccacagtgagctaggccctcccacatcaatcaaaattaagaaaatgtccccatagacatgcccacagaccagttTGATCTAGGTAAGTTCTCAGCTGGAGTCCctcttcctgggtgactctagtttgttacaagttgacagaaactaacAGGCACAAGatgttgtctcaaaacaaacaaaacaaaagccccaaGGGGgctggaaatggctcagtgttaagaacatgcttttccagaggacctgggtttcattctCATCACCTACATGATAGTTTATTCCAGTCTCAGGGAATCTGGCcctttcttctggtctcttctggtttctgtgggcactgcatatatgtggtacacagatatacatgcaggcaaaacactcatacacgtaaaataaaaatgagtcttttagccgggcagtggtggcgcacgcctttaatcccagcacttgggagatagagccaggcggatctctgagtttgaggccagcctgggataccaagtgagttccaggaaaaggcacaaagctacacagagaaaccctgtctcgaaaaacaaaaacaaacaaacaaacaaacaaaaaaaagagtctttTAAAGCATCCAAAACTAAACAATTGAATGAAAATGTTCAAGATTTCCCATCACAGGGCCACTGAGAGTAGGAGATGAGCCCCAAGAGTGACTCCTGGTCTCTTGTAACTCAGCCAGGCTTTGCTAGGTCTCCCAGAGCCATCAATGGGCTATAAGCAGGGGATGTATGGGGATGGTGTGTGGTCTACTGCCACAATGGGAGCAGTGCTAGTGACGTCATTTCCTGGGTCCGAGGTCAAGAAAACTTGCACCAGACAGACGCAGCTGATGAATGTCTCTGCTTGTGTTCTTCCTCTGCTAcaggtgtctatgtgtgtgccaAGTGTGGCTATGAGTTGTTCTCCAGTCGCTCAAAGTATGCACACTCTTCCCCATGGCCAGCATTCACTGAAACCATCCATGCAGACAGTGTGACCAAGCGCCCTGAGAAAAACCGACCTGAAGCTTTAAAGGTGGGTGTGATAGCCCCGGTGAGTGCTGGCCAGGGAGGGTCTTGGGACTGGTTACACTTGTCTTCCTTTGCTCCCTCATGTGGTTATTCGAGGTCTCCATCTTCAGCTGGGGTGCTGGCACAccaagatttgttgttgttgtttaagacactgctttctctgtgtagcccggctgtcctggaactctgtagagcaggctggcctcgaactcagagatccacctgcctctgccttctgagtgctaggactacggcgtgagtcaccacacctggatttTGAGAGTGCTTGTATTTTGAGAGAACGTGAGCGTTAGGATAGCTTCCTTTCGCAGGGCCCACCCCTCAGAGCTAGAGTTAGCTTGGGAAGCAGGCAGATGGTGGAAGCGTCACCACCACACAGGGTGACTAACTGTGTTTGGGTTTCCCCAGGTGTCCTGTGGCAAGTGTGGCAATGGGTTGGGCCACGAGTTCCTGAATGATGGCCCCAAGCGGGGACAATCCCGATTCTGAATATTTAGCAGCTCACTGAAGTTCGTCCCTAAAGGTGAGCACCGCTAGCATCTGGAGACAACCTGTTGTAACTGAGGGAAGTGCGGCAGGGAGGCATGCTGTGTATGCATGTCTACTGGCTGTGGCAAAATGCACTTACCAATGGCACCTCAAAAGCTGGCCGAGGTACAGGACTGGGGGCAAATGTCCAGGGCGTCTCATATGGGAACATCTCAGGGAGTTTGTGGCATATATGGTTTTCTCTGTAGGCCTGGCCTTTCCATGTGCCTGGAATCTTCAGTTGGATGTAGGGGTGGGTGACGGCTGAGGACCTGGGCTGTATGACCAAAGGCTTGCTTCTGAACCTGAGTGCCTGTCACTCTCTACATAGTGGCCATGGTAACATATTTTCTATCACAAGGCTGCTAAGGACAACTGAATGTCATATGGTACCTCCGGGGCCTAGCGCATAGTAACAACTCAATAAAACTGCTCCTATATCAACCTTTTTAGTAGTGGCCAGACCCTTTATCCAGTTTCTTGATCTGTAAAATCGAGCTGTCAAATAACGGCGGCCATTCCTGTACTGTGGGGTTAGTGAGCAGTCTGGAAGGGCCGGGGGCACACTGAGCTAGGGTGATATTTGTGTCCTGttgtcctcttttcttctctgtgtctggtGAAGGAAGAGGAGACTGTGGTTTCTCCTGTAGAGCTCAGAAAATGAACCATGTGCAGACTTCCTTAAGCTGGCTCCAGGGGCCTTTCAGCTGTCCTGGAGTCTGAatcatgatttttgttgtttggttttagtgCTTTTCAGAAAAAGTACATTTtcctccattcattcattcattcattcattttctggagacagggtttctctgtgtagccttgactatccaggaacttgctgtgtagaccaggctggcctcaaactctgagatcagagatccgcctgcctctgcttctcgagtgctggaattaaaggcgtgcgccaccaccgcctagctctccctttatttttatgttatgtatatgggtgttttcctgAATGTGCTTCTGTGCAGCTCATGTGTACAGTGCccaaggagccagaagagggcatcggatcctgggactggagttaaagatggtgttagccatgtgggtgctgggcatggaccctgggtcctctggaagagcagcccatatctccagccccctgccaaaagtacattttaattgatttacttagtgtatttgtgggtgtgtacatgccactgcatgtgtggaggtcagaggacagtttatgGGCATCAGTTCTCAGTCTTCCACTTTCAACCTGggtatcaaattcaggttgttagGATTGGTTGGTAAGTGTCTTTACTCATTGGACTACCTTCCTATCCctggtgttatttatttatttatttatttatttatttatttatttatttatttttatttattttttttaaagatttatttatttattatgtatacagtgttctgcctgcatgccagaagagggcgccagatctcattacagatggttgtgagccaccatgtggtcgctgggaattgaactcaggacctctggaagaacagccagtgctcttaacctctgagccatttctccaaccccctatttatttatttttaaagacagggtcttgctatatagccctggcaatccttgaactcacagagatctgctgcctcagtctcctaataGGTTTTAGTACTTTTGAGATAGAGTGTCCCCTGTGGCCCAGAGTGGCCTGGAGCTTACCATACATACAGCCCTTCCTGATCGCGCCTCCTGAaccaacctcctgcctcagcctctggaatgctggactTGCGGTTAGGAGCCATCACACACGCCCAGATGGAGCATGAGTTAATGATGATgtgtttcctctccttctctcttttccagaCAGAGAAGCTCCTGCCTCCCAGGGGCACTAGGTGAGCGGCTCTCCCTCCCAGATGGGCACGCCCACTTTCTGGCAGCCCCACGTTAGTGTCGGAACCCTGGACGTTCAGACTAGCGGGCTGGGAGGAGGTGGTTGGAGCATCAGGAAGGCTCCCAGTGCCTTGTCTCTGAATGGACTCGCCTTAGAGGAAGCACTTTTTGGAAAGTTTCTACTGTTCCACCGTGACGGGGCTAAGCCATTGGCTGTTGTGAGTCTGTAGGAGACTCTGGGTTTAGCTCATCTTTGAATGACATTGTACCCAATCCCCCTCATCCTGCTGCCCACCTCCTTGGCTGTTCACACTCAGCCCCATGGGGCTCAGTTCTGGGGGTGGGCCCTGGCCCTCATTAAAGCTTGTGCCTGTCTCCCTAGGCTATGCAGGAGATGGAGTGACTTTGGGGCTGCCCTGGCCAGCTGCTCCAGCCTTGGTCACCGCATGATCTGCTCTGGTTAAATccttctaagccagccagggtgGTGATGACCTGTGACCTTCAGGGAGGGGAGTGAGCTGCTGCCAATGCCCTGGACTCTTGGACCCTTGTCTTCTGGCAGAGAAAACAGAGCTCTGTTTCACAATCTGGATCCATCTTGTTTCACTCTGACTTGGGAAAGTGAGTGTTGCCTCATTACCTGACAGGGGCCTTGATCTCTCACCCCTCTGTCCAGTTCATGACTGCAGGGGTGTCCTCTCCCAAGATAAAGCCACTGTCCTTACAATATGTGCTTGGAAGCTCTTGACATTTGGGAGCATGGGTGACGCTGAAACCCACCTCACCTTGAATCCTTTCTGGAATGattaaatggaaataataaaCACGAAGCCTGGCTGGTTGCtacattgacttatttatttgttgtcgTGTCAGGGATTGAACTAGGACTACAGGTatctgtgccaccacacttgacttGATTTAAACaatgttcttcttttctttattctcctcTCATACAGTACATTCCAACTGCGTCCtcccctctcacccctcctcccagttccccatcaccaccacctcccctccccctcagatccactgctcctccatttcccttcagaaatgagCAGGCCTCCCAGTAATGTCAACCAACAGGCATagcaagatgcaataagactagacaTAAGCCCTCATAGAAAGACTTGGATGAGGccacccagtaggagggaaagggtcccaCAAACCTTAACAATGGCTAACACCTGCCCAGAGCCTCAGGGAGAGATGGGTCTTTCTCACCTGTCTTGGAGCCAAGAGGAGGATTCCTGTCTGTGGGAAGGCAATGTAGGTCAGGTTGGAAGGTCTTGAAGCTTGGAGGAGTCAGGCGGGGTCCGGACTGTAGGATTTGAAGCATTTGTGTGGAGAtactctgggctctgggcttggGGTCTTCCTGTGAATAAGACTGGCTGCATGCCTGTCTGGCCCACTGTTGAGATCCCCCTAGGAATAAAGGGAGGTGGGGCCTTCTCTGGTGATACCATCTGCTGATCAGCTGGGGCTTGCCATTCTGAATGGCCTCAATGGCCCCAATCTTGATGTCGGGGGAGATTCATGCTCTGGGGTGTCTATAGTGAGGGGGAGGTAAGACCTTGGTGCAGGACCTCTGACTCCCTCGCTAGCCTCCAGCAGACTGACTACACGCACACGTCTTCCTCTCCTGGGCCCTGGGCAGGTGTTAAACACTGTTAAAATCTGTTAACGACTATTAGTGTCTCCATGAGTCCTTATTCTAAGTACATCATCTGATGTTCATGTTCCCATAATTTTCCTAATTGGCTCCCTAATTGGCAGCTGTGGGACCCGCCCTTGCTACCCTGGCTGCCTTGAGCAAAAGGACTGTCAGACAGACAGCCGGCCAGACTACCCTTACcccagcactggctgtcctgaacaTTCTGTGGCTGTCAAGAGCAAGCTACAGGATGATCAAAGTTGATTGCTCCGGCTCCTGAAGGCTCAGCTTCAGCTAAAGGTGTTTGAAACAGTTTATACCAGACTCCTCACTGTCACAACCTCTGTGAATTCCAGATGATCCTGCAACCATTTCTACCCAGGCTAGAGGAAGAGCTCTTCTTTTGGTAGCCCAGCAGAGGGGCTGCGGTGATGGGTGCTAAAGAAGCAGTCTGTTGGGGCCTGGTTTTGGTTTccatcatccacatggtggcttacaaccatccacaagtccagggcatccagtgccctcttctcacctccatgggcaccagacaagcacatggttcacatacatgtaggcaaaacactcatatacatgtaataaaaataaacaagagacaggcccggcggcagagacaagcagacgcaggtaggcctgcggcgggggccggtggaggtagacgggcccagcggcggcagccgacagggatattcagacccagcggcagccggcagagacattcaggcccagcggcggcccacagaagtagacgggcccagcggcggcccgctgaggtaaacgggcccggcggcagcggccgacagggacattcaggcccagcggcggcccacagaggtagacaggcccggcggcagagacaagcagacgcaggtaggcctgcggcggcggcccgcagaggtagacgggcccagcagcagcccgctgaggtagacgggcccagcggcggcagccgacagagatattcaggcccggcggcagccggcagagacattcaggcccagcggcggtccacagaggtagacaggcccggcggcgaagacaagcagacgcaggtaggcctgtggcggcggcctgtggaggaagacgggcccagcggcagcccgctgaggtagacgtgcagcggccgacagggacattcaggcccggtggcggcccccagaggcagacagacccagcggcagctgacagggacatacaggcccggcggcggaccgcagaggtaaacaggcccagggacggagacaagcagacacagcttggaacagggacgcccctaaccccaacatctggggaagaagctatctccgtgggtcagaaccagaacgaatctgaacactccgtctgaggacaacccagggcccagctgctgatcctgtgaaacccaacaacttggaggtgttggtgagactaccctgctcagctgaaacccatctgggagaggattcagatgcctacagtttaaagtctgaagaaacaagatcagctgaggagttgacaaatgaacaaaaagtgacctgagaacacagaagaaggcgctacccagacaccaaaccagatcaccagaatcataagtatataattcaccgatcgaaatcagctgcccctgaagaaatagcccaaaagcaccaatttaaccaagaacccctactaaaccaagactaaaaattagaacaagagaggcactctcagacacagacaccacctgcacctcacagaggaagagatgagtaggcgccagtgcaaaaatacaggcaacaacataaagacctatatggcaacatcagaacctagtgattctacacctgcaagacctaaacataccatgacagaagaaacagaa
This Peromyscus maniculatus bairdii isolate BWxNUB_F1_BW_parent chromosome 8, HU_Pman_BW_mat_3.1, whole genome shotgun sequence DNA region includes the following protein-coding sequences:
- the Msrb1 gene encoding methionine-R-sulfoxide reductase B1 isoform X1 — its product is MSFCSFLGGEVFQNHFEPGVYVCAKCGYELFSSRSKYAHSSPWPAFTETIHADSVTKRPEKNRPEALKVSCGKCGNGLGHEFLNDGPKRGQSRFUIFSSSLKFVPKGLAFPCAWNLQLDVGVGDG
- the Msrb1 gene encoding methionine-R-sulfoxide reductase B1 isoform X2, with product MSFCSFLGGEVFQNHFEPGVYVCAKCGYELFSSRSKYAHSSPWPAFTETIHADSVTKRPEKNRPEALKVSCGKCGNGLGHEFLNDGPKRGQSRFUIFSSSLKFVPKDREAPASQGH